A window of Sphingobacterium sp. SRCM116780 contains these coding sequences:
- a CDS encoding FAD-binding and (Fe-S)-binding domain-containing protein codes for MSDNISLDELARSFVGELYYNDSSQHHMVRLAYSTDASVYQEMPLAVAIPKNIEDIKKLLQFAVASAVTIIPRTAGTSLAGQVVGNGIIMDISKNFNKIIELNVEERWVSVQPGVIRDDLNHYLKSFGLMFGPETSTANRAMVGGMIGNNSSGLHSIVWGDTRQNLISAKVILDDQSEVIFEQLDEGSYFKKLIQKDREGTIYRQFNELLTKEENIKAIEEGYPKRSITRRNTGYALDMVSDKSHPFNMCRLLAGSEGTLAIVTEAKLHLRPLPPPELGLLCIHFDDMIECMHANVVALSHQPEASELVDKYIMDFTVGHPTYQYNRFFIEGDPKALLIVEFRGDTAAEVEAKAMTLKADLMNKNLGYAYPFITGDQTDLVWDVRKAGLGLIRNLPGDSQPVNLIEDCAVSPEDLPAYVNDVQNLLMEEGVHASYYAHAGAGELHIEPFVNLKSEEGIKTFRSILEKTTDLVLKYNGSLSGEHGDGRLRGEFIKKVLGRKVYTLLEEVKEIFDPRGVFNANKIVNTPPMDTHLRYDNNSNRTEIKTYFDFSKEESILRLAEKCSGSGDCRKTEITGGTMCPSFMATRDEKDTTRARANMLRQFLTNSTQQNRFDHEELKEVMDLCLSCKACKTECPSSVDVAKMKAEFLQHYYDEHGTPFRTQVIAHFTESQKLGSLVAPIYNFVVNNSFLAGLVKKTIGFAPKRSLPTVSGTTLTQWVKKQEKNSEAKRKVYLFADEFTEYNDTTIGITTYKLLTALGYEVVIPKHIQSGRTYLSKGYVKEAKKIANKNINFLKDLISDETPLLGIEPSGIITFRDEYLSLVDKDLYQNAVNVAKNALMFDEFLLKEIEAGRIHQEQFSSESRKIKLHGHCYQKAFHLMQTTEKLLSFPMNYQVEVIPSGCCGMAGSFGYEKEHYDVSMKVAELVLLPAVRETEESTLIAAAGTSCRHQIKDGVGRKSYHPVEILYDALIK; via the coding sequence GTGAGCGATAATATTTCTTTAGATGAACTAGCACGATCTTTTGTAGGTGAACTTTACTATAATGACTCATCACAACATCATATGGTACGCCTAGCCTATTCAACAGATGCTTCTGTCTATCAGGAAATGCCTTTGGCGGTTGCCATTCCCAAGAATATTGAAGATATTAAAAAATTACTTCAATTTGCTGTTGCATCTGCTGTGACAATTATTCCACGTACAGCGGGTACATCATTAGCGGGGCAGGTTGTCGGAAATGGTATTATTATGGATATTTCCAAAAACTTCAATAAAATTATCGAACTGAATGTTGAAGAGCGTTGGGTAAGCGTACAACCAGGAGTTATTCGAGATGATTTGAATCATTATCTCAAATCATTTGGTTTGATGTTTGGGCCAGAAACTTCAACAGCAAATAGAGCCATGGTTGGTGGAATGATTGGAAATAACTCATCAGGTTTACATTCTATTGTTTGGGGAGATACACGTCAAAATTTAATTTCAGCCAAGGTCATTTTGGATGATCAATCCGAAGTAATCTTCGAACAATTAGACGAAGGATCTTACTTTAAAAAGTTAATCCAAAAAGATCGAGAAGGAACAATCTATCGTCAATTCAATGAGTTATTGACTAAAGAAGAAAATATTAAAGCGATAGAAGAGGGGTATCCGAAGCGTTCCATTACGAGAAGAAATACAGGTTATGCTTTGGATATGGTTTCAGATAAATCACATCCTTTTAATATGTGTCGTCTGTTAGCAGGATCAGAAGGGACACTTGCAATTGTTACAGAAGCAAAATTACACTTACGACCATTACCACCTCCAGAACTAGGACTTTTATGCATTCATTTTGATGATATGATTGAGTGTATGCATGCCAATGTTGTTGCGCTATCACATCAACCAGAGGCCTCAGAGTTGGTCGATAAGTACATCATGGATTTCACAGTAGGACATCCAACCTATCAATATAATCGGTTTTTTATAGAAGGAGATCCTAAGGCACTTTTAATCGTTGAATTTAGAGGGGATACTGCCGCGGAAGTAGAAGCAAAAGCAATGACTTTAAAAGCCGATCTAATGAATAAAAATTTAGGTTATGCCTATCCTTTTATTACAGGAGATCAAACCGATTTGGTGTGGGATGTTCGTAAAGCAGGGCTTGGTTTGATCCGTAATCTCCCTGGTGATAGTCAACCAGTCAATTTAATAGAAGATTGTGCTGTTTCACCTGAAGACCTACCCGCATATGTCAATGACGTTCAAAACTTATTGATGGAAGAGGGCGTACATGCATCTTATTATGCACACGCTGGTGCTGGAGAGTTGCATATAGAACCTTTTGTGAATTTAAAAAGCGAAGAAGGGATTAAAACTTTTCGGTCTATTTTAGAAAAGACAACCGACTTAGTACTGAAATATAATGGTTCATTGAGCGGTGAACATGGAGATGGACGCTTGAGAGGTGAGTTTATTAAAAAAGTATTGGGTAGAAAAGTATATACATTATTGGAAGAAGTAAAAGAAATTTTTGACCCACGAGGTGTTTTTAATGCAAATAAGATTGTGAATACACCACCTATGGACACACATCTTCGTTACGATAATAACAGCAACAGGACTGAAATTAAAACTTACTTTGATTTTTCCAAAGAGGAGAGTATTCTTCGTTTAGCGGAAAAATGTTCTGGTTCCGGTGATTGCCGTAAAACGGAAATTACAGGAGGAACGATGTGTCCATCTTTTATGGCAACAAGAGATGAAAAAGATACAACAAGAGCAAGAGCGAATATGTTGCGTCAGTTTTTGACAAACTCCACACAACAAAACCGTTTCGATCATGAAGAATTGAAAGAGGTAATGGATTTATGTTTAAGTTGTAAAGCTTGTAAAACAGAATGCCCTTCAAGTGTAGATGTCGCTAAAATGAAAGCCGAGTTCTTACAACATTATTATGATGAACATGGAACTCCATTTCGAACCCAAGTAATTGCTCATTTCACGGAATCTCAAAAATTAGGATCACTTGTTGCACCAATTTATAATTTCGTTGTTAACAATAGTTTTTTAGCAGGCCTTGTTAAAAAAACGATCGGATTTGCACCAAAACGATCACTGCCAACAGTCAGTGGAACCACCTTAACACAATGGGTTAAGAAGCAAGAAAAAAACAGTGAAGCGAAGCGAAAGGTCTATTTATTTGCGGACGAATTTACAGAATATAACGATACGACTATCGGTATCACTACTTATAAATTGTTGACAGCTTTAGGGTATGAAGTTGTCATTCCTAAACATATACAAAGCGGACGTACTTACTTATCTAAAGGTTATGTAAAGGAAGCAAAGAAAATAGCGAATAAAAACATCAATTTCTTAAAAGATCTTATCTCAGATGAAACTCCTTTATTAGGGATAGAACCTTCAGGTATCATTACTTTTAGAGATGAATATTTATCATTGGTAGACAAAGATCTGTATCAAAACGCTGTAAATGTTGCTAAAAATGCGTTGATGTTCGATGAGTTCTTATTAAAAGAAATAGAAGCTGGTCGTATTCATCAAGAGCAATTTAGTTCAGAAAGTCGAAAGATAAAATTACATGGCCACTGTTATCAAAAAGCTTTTCACTTGATGCAGACAACAGAAAAGCTGTTATCTTTTCCAATGAATTATCAAGTGGAAGTTATTCCATCAGGATGTTGCGGTATGGCTGGTTCTTTTGGCTATGAAAAGGAACATTATGATGTTTCTATGAAAGTAGCAGAATTAGTGCTATTACCAGCTGTTCGAGAGACAGAAGAGTCAACTTTAATTGCGGCAGCAGGTACTTCTTGCAGACATCAAATAAAAGACGGGGTAGGGCGTAAATCTTACCATCCTGTTGAAATTTTATATGATGCTTTGATAAAGTAA
- a CDS encoding FUSC family protein → MRKTLLRYSLHSDFIIYLIRILIGFSIGYFLYIKFPQYSATWALISIVLVISPDDKEATKIAIDRTKSNLIGSASGIIFYFTNLPQMWSMLLGIIASVAICKLLNILSVARTAMVALIIVVIHEQQLKSYIGALDRFACVTIGCVIGLLVTLCTSYLIKRLREQYALEIPKE, encoded by the coding sequence ATGCGAAAAACTCTTTTAAGGTATAGCTTACACTCCGATTTTATCATTTATTTAATCCGTATTTTAATTGGATTCTCCATTGGCTACTTTCTATATATCAAATTCCCTCAATATTCAGCTACTTGGGCTTTAATATCAATCGTATTGGTTATTTCTCCAGATGATAAAGAAGCAACAAAAATTGCTATTGATAGAACAAAGTCAAATTTAATTGGATCAGCTTCTGGCATCATTTTTTATTTTACAAACCTACCCCAAATGTGGTCTATGCTCTTAGGTATTATTGCATCAGTTGCTATCTGCAAGCTACTGAACATTTTGAGTGTAGCGCGTACTGCTATGGTAGCCTTAATCATTGTGGTCATACATGAACAACAACTCAAATCTTATATTGGCGCATTAGATCGATTTGCTTGTGTTACTATTGGCTGTGTTATTGGTTTACTGGTTACGTTATGTACAAGCTATTTAATCAAAAGACTCAGAGAACAATATGCACTTGAAATTCCAAAAGAATAA
- a CDS encoding Lrp/AsnC family transcriptional regulator, whose amino-acid sequence MTKVEYNLDHVDYKILSLMQDNARINNADIARELGMAPSAILERVKKLEQKNVILQYNAKINPAAIDQKLLSFIFIKANDIIGEQKVGILLAEIPEVQEVHDIAGDDGYLIKVRTADSTALVDLMRNTLAKIEGIISTRTTIVLQTVKEDQQLVIPE is encoded by the coding sequence ATGACAAAAGTAGAATATAATTTAGATCATGTAGACTATAAAATCTTAAGTCTAATGCAGGACAATGCGCGAATTAACAATGCAGATATTGCGAGAGAATTAGGTATGGCACCATCTGCTATATTAGAGCGCGTTAAAAAGTTGGAGCAAAAGAATGTAATCCTACAGTATAATGCTAAAATTAATCCTGCCGCTATCGATCAAAAATTATTATCATTCATATTTATTAAGGCGAATGATATTATTGGTGAACAAAAGGTTGGAATTCTTTTAGCGGAAATACCTGAAGTACAAGAAGTGCATGACATCGCTGGAGATGATGGTTATCTCATTAAAGTTAGAACAGCCGATTCTACAGCTTTGGTAGATTTAATGCGTAACACATTAGCCAAAATTGAGGGCATTATTTCTACGCGTACTACCATTGTATTACAAACGGTAAAAGAAGATCAACAATTAGTCATACCAGAATAA
- a CDS encoding EamA family transporter → MLKNKTHTTSSVMVLMAYAVVYIVWGSTFFFIEKTLHSFSPFILGSFRFATASLLLMTYCIIKGYKIFNKKAIRDSFIVGFLLLFVDMGGLIWAEQYVSGGVAAIIAAAAAIWFVLLDKPKWKENFRSKTTIIGLILGFLGVVLLFAEQIVASNSSSNKEITVIALIVMVLGSIAWTMGSLYSKYQKKTEKEEKEDLHVMVKTAWQMVIAGVLFTIVATFNGEFARFNFEQVAPMDWFNLSYLILFGSILAFSSYIWLLQVRPATEVSTYAYVNPIVALVLSYFFSSHAVTSVQIIGLVVILFSVLLMNWKLYKNNKMVAKITKTTIADRRKSIKLRNQRDAVARKDHKKTELTS, encoded by the coding sequence ATGTTAAAAAATAAAACACATACGACTAGTTCAGTAATGGTTCTAATGGCTTATGCTGTTGTGTATATTGTGTGGGGTTCGACATTTTTCTTTATTGAGAAAACACTTCACAGTTTTTCTCCTTTTATTTTAGGATCTTTTCGATTCGCTACAGCAAGTCTTTTATTAATGACCTACTGTATCATAAAAGGTTATAAGATTTTCAATAAAAAAGCTATTCGCGATTCTTTTATCGTCGGTTTTTTATTACTATTCGTTGATATGGGTGGTTTAATATGGGCCGAACAATACGTTTCCGGAGGTGTGGCAGCTATCATCGCTGCTGCTGCTGCAATTTGGTTTGTATTATTAGATAAACCCAAATGGAAAGAAAACTTTAGGAGTAAGACAACCATTATTGGTTTAATTTTAGGTTTTTTAGGGGTTGTACTTCTTTTTGCTGAACAAATTGTAGCTAGTAATTCATCTTCAAATAAAGAAATAACCGTTATTGCTTTAATTGTTATGGTGCTAGGTTCCATCGCTTGGACAATGGGTTCTCTTTATTCTAAATATCAAAAGAAAACGGAGAAAGAAGAAAAAGAAGATTTACACGTAATGGTGAAAACGGCATGGCAAATGGTTATCGCTGGTGTTCTATTCACGATCGTCGCAACCTTTAATGGTGAATTCGCACGTTTTAACTTTGAGCAAGTTGCTCCGATGGACTGGTTCAATTTATCTTATTTAATTCTTTTTGGATCTATTTTAGCATTCAGCTCTTACATTTGGTTACTTCAAGTAAGGCCTGCAACTGAAGTCAGCACTTACGCCTATGTAAATCCAATTGTAGCATTGGTACTTAGTTATTTCTTCAGTAGCCATGCCGTTACTTCTGTACAGATTATCGGTCTGGTTGTGATATTATTTTCTGTTCTACTTATGAATTGGAAATTGTATAAAAACAACAAAATGGTAGCAAAAATAACAAAGACTACCATAGCAGATCGTAGGAAGTCTATAAAATTGAGAAATCAACGAGATGCTGTTGCTAGAAAAGATCATAAAAAAACTGAACTTACAAGCTAA
- a CDS encoding 5'-nucleotidase C-terminal domain-containing protein — MKLLKHQLQYVTFGILAVLLSISCSKRLSPTQKDFKQYEINKNTSDDDAIVAIYTPYKQQMQAEMNRVIGFSEFALTKEKAPETLMGNFFTQALMDASERVNNKADIAFATKGGIRNEIKAGEITVENVFEVMPFENQLTIIELNGEQIQKLAEFIAATAGQPVTGLSLSIQNKQPIAIQIQGKNLDKNKVYKVVTYDYLANGGDNLDLFTHALKRNDYPQKVRESLMDYISNFTKNGQKIKMQLDGRVKIIK, encoded by the coding sequence ATGAAACTACTTAAACATCAACTTCAATATGTAACCTTCGGGATTTTAGCGGTCTTACTTAGCATATCCTGTAGTAAAAGGTTGAGCCCTACTCAAAAGGATTTTAAACAATACGAAATCAACAAAAATACAAGTGATGATGATGCAATTGTAGCCATTTATACGCCTTATAAACAGCAGATGCAGGCCGAGATGAATAGAGTGATCGGATTTTCTGAATTCGCGCTGACAAAAGAAAAAGCTCCTGAAACTTTAATGGGAAATTTTTTCACACAGGCTTTAATGGATGCGAGTGAAAGAGTCAATAATAAAGCCGATATCGCTTTTGCTACAAAAGGAGGAATTCGGAATGAGATCAAAGCTGGAGAAATTACAGTTGAAAATGTATTTGAGGTGATGCCATTTGAAAACCAATTAACAATCATTGAGTTGAATGGAGAACAAATTCAAAAACTTGCCGAGTTTATTGCTGCAACTGCTGGACAACCTGTTACGGGTCTATCGTTATCTATACAAAATAAACAACCGATAGCTATCCAAATACAGGGTAAAAATTTGGATAAGAATAAGGTATACAAAGTTGTAACGTATGATTATCTTGCTAATGGTGGCGATAATTTAGATTTATTCACCCATGCACTCAAGAGAAATGATTATCCTCAAAAAGTAAGAGAAAGTTTGATGGATTACATTTCGAATTTTACTAAAAATGGTCAAAAAATAAAAATGCAATTAGATGGAAGAGTTAAAATTATTAAATAG
- a CDS encoding bifunctional metallophosphatase/5'-nucleotidase — translation MEELKLLNRRNFLKTAGNLSAIAAFSTLPFASFADSKKVKLTILHTNDVHSRIEPFPLDGGRYQGLGGVARRSTLINTIRSEESHVLLLDAGDMFQGTPYFNMFGGKLELDLMTKLGYDAGTFGNHEFDNGLNGLVKYLDHAKFPFLTANYDFKGTVLEGKTQEFTIFKKAGVKIGVFGLGVDIEGLVDPNNFKGMKYLDPISVSNRVVKELKEKHKCDLIICLSHLGYQYESDKVSDLVLAAETSDIDLIIGGHTHTFLKEPTFITNLKGTKTAVNQVGFAGINLGRIDIIFEPSTGKKNILAASYEINNSLEDAQLV, via the coding sequence ATGGAAGAGTTAAAATTATTAAATAGAAGAAACTTTCTAAAAACAGCGGGTAATCTTTCCGCTATTGCAGCATTCAGTACATTACCATTTGCATCTTTTGCTGATTCAAAAAAAGTCAAATTAACGATTTTACATACCAATGATGTTCATAGCCGAATTGAACCCTTCCCTCTAGATGGAGGAAGATATCAAGGTCTAGGAGGAGTTGCCCGTCGCAGTACGTTAATTAATACCATAAGAAGTGAGGAATCACATGTTCTTTTATTAGATGCCGGAGACATGTTTCAAGGAACCCCATATTTCAACATGTTTGGTGGAAAATTAGAGCTTGATCTCATGACGAAATTGGGATACGATGCGGGGACTTTTGGTAATCATGAATTTGACAATGGACTAAACGGTTTAGTTAAATATTTAGATCATGCAAAATTTCCATTTTTAACAGCAAACTATGACTTTAAAGGAACAGTTTTAGAAGGTAAAACGCAAGAGTTTACAATCTTTAAAAAAGCAGGTGTCAAAATTGGCGTTTTCGGCCTTGGAGTTGATATTGAAGGTCTTGTTGATCCGAATAACTTTAAAGGCATGAAATATTTAGATCCAATTTCGGTTTCTAATCGTGTCGTGAAGGAGCTAAAAGAAAAACATAAATGCGATTTAATTATTTGCTTGTCTCATCTGGGCTATCAATATGAAAGTGATAAAGTTTCCGATCTTGTTTTAGCGGCTGAAACAAGTGATATCGACTTGATCATCGGTGGACATACGCATACATTCTTAAAAGAACCAACTTTTATAACCAACTTAAAGGGCACAAAAACAGCTGTTAATCAAGTTGGCTTTGCTGGTATTAATTTAGGAAGAATTGATATTATTTTTGAACCATCAACGGGCAAAAAAAATATACTAGCCGCTAGTTATGAAATTAATAATTCTTTGGAAGACGCACAATTAGTATAA
- a CDS encoding MFS transporter produces the protein MKKLLSIYIDSFRGLSQSAWLLAIVMLINRMGSMVIPFLGIYMTKALGFDIKQVGIVLMCFGGGSVCGSYIGGWLTDKFGSFKVQLTSLVLAAPLFLITPYFKTVTSLGIMIFILSTVFDAFRPANSVSVASYAKPENITRAFSLNRLAVNLGFSIGPAVGGFLAGISFNWIFYGNAMAATAAAVVFFLFFYKKEKNNLKALKNSAIAITTHDKKERNPYKDGPFIIFNILCCIFSLCFFQLISTLPIFYREVHHLNEHQIGFLMGWSGFIIVLLEMFIVHIAENRLSLTKTLVLGTIFCSISYAMFNIHAGLFMLYVTFFIFGIGEMLTLPFMATASINRSTPKTQGAYMGFNSLAFSAANIFSPLLGTNIVGTYGFTTLWWCTSALLALTAVGFYFVLKRL, from the coding sequence TTGAAAAAACTTTTATCTATTTATATAGACTCCTTTAGAGGACTTTCTCAATCTGCATGGCTGCTTGCTATTGTTATGTTGATCAATAGAATGGGGAGCATGGTTATCCCTTTTCTTGGAATTTACATGACCAAAGCTTTAGGATTCGACATTAAGCAAGTTGGTATTGTCTTGATGTGTTTTGGAGGAGGATCCGTGTGCGGATCTTATATTGGAGGTTGGTTGACAGATAAGTTTGGAAGCTTCAAAGTTCAGCTTACGAGTTTGGTATTAGCTGCTCCATTATTTTTGATTACTCCTTATTTCAAGACTGTAACGTCATTAGGTATTATGATTTTTATACTCAGTACCGTTTTTGACGCTTTCAGACCTGCAAACTCCGTCTCGGTAGCGAGTTATGCTAAACCTGAAAATATAACACGTGCGTTTTCTTTGAATCGGTTGGCTGTCAATTTGGGGTTTTCTATTGGTCCTGCTGTTGGTGGTTTTTTAGCGGGTATATCGTTTAATTGGATATTTTATGGAAATGCAATGGCAGCAACAGCAGCAGCTGTTGTTTTCTTTCTCTTTTTCTACAAAAAAGAAAAGAATAATCTGAAAGCTTTAAAAAATTCAGCAATTGCAATAACAACTCACGATAAAAAAGAAAGAAACCCATATAAAGATGGACCTTTTATCATCTTTAATATCTTATGTTGTATATTTTCACTATGCTTCTTTCAGCTTATATCTACACTTCCAATCTTCTACAGAGAGGTTCATCATCTCAATGAACATCAGATTGGATTCTTAATGGGTTGGAGTGGATTCATCATTGTATTATTAGAAATGTTTATTGTTCATATTGCTGAAAATAGACTTTCCTTAACAAAAACATTAGTTTTAGGTACTATCTTTTGTTCTATTTCCTATGCCATGTTTAATATCCACGCAGGATTGTTCATGTTATATGTGACCTTTTTTATTTTTGGTATAGGAGAAATGTTAACCTTACCTTTTATGGCTACGGCATCAATAAATAGATCAACACCTAAAACACAAGGAGCATATATGGGGTTTAACTCCCTTGCCTTTTCTGCCGCGAATATATTTTCTCCTCTATTGGGTACGAATATCGTTGGTACTTATGGATTCACAACACTTTGGTGGTGCACCTCAGCACTTTTAGCCCTTACAGCTGTTGGATTCTATTTTGTATTAAAGCGCTTATAA
- a CDS encoding amidophosphoribosyltransferase, producing the protein MSDSIKHECGIALIRLLKPLSYYQEKYGTPYYGINKLYLLMEKQHNRGQDGAGIATIKFDVKPGNRYISRYRAMGANAVADIFEYVQKKFAAVQKVYPEESKDTQWLKDNVSFTGEVLLGHLRYGTHGKNSIESCHPFLRQNNWMSRNLVVAGNFNMTNVDELLQQLYELGQHPKEKADTITVLEKIGHFLDDENQDLFDKFKKEGYSNIEISSLIAKNIDVPKILTRSAKTWDGGYTIAGIFGHGDAFVMRDPAGIRPAYYYKDDEVLVVTSERPVIQTAFNVSIDKVKEIKPGHALIAKKDGTVTEEMFREPVEQKSCSFERIYFSRGSDADIYKERKQLGRLLCPQVLEAIDNNIKNTVFSFIPNTAEVSYYGLMDGINTYVRDFQKDALLNRSDKIEDGELEDILNIHPRFEKLNVKDAKLRTFITQDADRNDMVQHVYDTTYGIVKDHEDTIVAIDDSIVRGTTLKQSILTILDRLNPKKIVIVSSAPQIRYPDCYGIDMSRMGEFVAFEAAISLLRQRGLAHIIDEVYQKCVLSITAEVEDIENYVQEIYEPFTDDEISEEIAKIITPHHLKAKVKVIFQTLDNLHIACPDHKGDWYFSGNYPTPGGNKVVNKAFMNWVEGKNVRAYFSS; encoded by the coding sequence ATGAGCGACTCTATTAAACACGAGTGCGGAATAGCACTTATTCGACTGTTAAAACCCCTTTCTTATTATCAGGAAAAATATGGTACGCCTTACTACGGCATTAATAAGCTGTACCTATTGATGGAAAAGCAACACAACCGTGGACAAGACGGTGCTGGTATTGCAACTATCAAATTCGATGTTAAACCTGGAAACAGATACATTTCTCGTTATAGAGCAATGGGGGCAAATGCCGTAGCAGATATTTTTGAATACGTTCAAAAGAAATTTGCTGCAGTACAAAAGGTTTATCCAGAGGAATCTAAGGATACACAATGGTTAAAGGATAATGTAAGTTTTACGGGTGAAGTGTTATTGGGCCACTTACGCTATGGCACACATGGCAAAAATAGCATTGAAAGTTGTCATCCATTTTTAAGACAAAATAACTGGATGTCTCGTAACTTGGTTGTTGCAGGTAATTTTAACATGACAAATGTTGATGAGTTATTGCAACAATTATACGAATTGGGACAACATCCTAAAGAAAAAGCAGATACGATTACTGTTCTGGAAAAAATTGGACATTTCTTAGATGATGAAAATCAAGATCTGTTTGATAAGTTTAAAAAAGAAGGATATTCTAATATTGAAATAAGCTCTTTAATCGCTAAAAATATAGATGTTCCTAAAATTTTAACACGTTCCGCAAAAACTTGGGATGGTGGATATACCATTGCAGGTATATTTGGTCATGGAGATGCATTTGTGATGCGTGACCCTGCAGGTATACGTCCAGCATATTATTATAAAGATGATGAAGTGCTTGTTGTTACCTCAGAAAGACCTGTTATTCAGACCGCATTCAATGTTTCGATCGATAAAGTAAAGGAAATAAAACCTGGTCATGCTTTGATTGCTAAAAAAGATGGAACGGTTACAGAAGAAATGTTTAGAGAACCTGTTGAACAGAAATCATGCTCTTTCGAGCGTATCTATTTTTCTAGAGGTTCAGACGCTGATATTTATAAAGAACGTAAACAACTGGGACGCCTTTTATGCCCACAAGTATTAGAGGCAATCGACAACAATATTAAAAATACGGTATTCTCTTTTATTCCCAATACAGCTGAGGTTTCCTATTATGGATTGATGGATGGCATCAATACCTATGTAAGAGATTTTCAAAAAGATGCACTATTAAATCGTTCAGACAAAATTGAAGATGGAGAGTTAGAAGACATTTTGAATATTCACCCTCGCTTTGAGAAGTTGAATGTGAAAGATGCTAAGCTTCGCACTTTTATCACACAAGATGCTGACCGTAATGATATGGTGCAACATGTTTATGATACCACGTATGGCATTGTGAAAGATCACGAAGATACGATCGTTGCTATTGATGATTCTATTGTACGAGGAACAACTTTAAAACAAAGTATTTTAACCATCTTAGATCGTCTAAATCCTAAGAAAATTGTCATCGTATCATCAGCACCTCAGATTCGTTACCCAGATTGTTATGGTATCGACATGTCAAGAATGGGCGAGTTTGTTGCATTTGAAGCAGCTATATCTTTATTAAGACAACGTGGTTTGGCACATATCATTGATGAAGTATATCAAAAATGTGTTTTATCTATAACAGCAGAGGTGGAAGATATCGAAAATTACGTACAAGAGATCTATGAACCATTTACTGATGATGAAATTTCAGAGGAAATAGCGAAAATCATAACTCCTCATCATTTAAAGGCGAAAGTTAAAGTTATCTTCCAAACTTTAGACAACTTACATATCGCTTGTCCTGATCATAAAGGAGATTGGTATTTCTCAGGTAATTATCCTACTCCAGGTGGAAATAAAGTTGTGAATAAAGCTTTTATGAACTGGGTTGAAGGTAAGAATGTAAGAGCTTACTTCAGTAGTTAG
- a CDS encoding peroxiredoxin family protein: MMKSFQLFFIALLFFSCQIVCAQSSVQMPAFSLTEVFTCKRFTQKDLPKDGVIVFNYYDTGCSHCQKMGAGIAQHIDTFKNVKFYFISMNDREYVEGFINMFAKKLKPNNQVTFIHDPDGQFIELFKPTQTPSIYIYDAKTKKLLKHLDGEDDVKKLQVALP, translated from the coding sequence ATGATGAAATCTTTTCAACTATTTTTTATTGCTTTATTGTTCTTTTCTTGCCAAATTGTTTGTGCGCAATCTTCAGTTCAAATGCCAGCATTTTCGCTTACAGAAGTTTTCACCTGTAAACGTTTTACACAAAAAGATTTACCTAAAGATGGTGTTATTGTTTTTAATTATTATGATACAGGATGCAGCCATTGCCAGAAAATGGGAGCGGGGATTGCTCAACATATCGATACTTTTAAAAATGTGAAATTCTATTTTATATCCATGAATGATCGGGAATATGTGGAAGGTTTTATTAATATGTTTGCTAAGAAATTGAAACCAAATAATCAAGTTACGTTTATTCATGACCCAGATGGTCAATTTATAGAATTGTTTAAACCTACGCAGACTCCCTCTATTTATATCTATGATGCAAAGACAAAAAAACTACTCAAACATTTAGATGGTGAAGATGATGTTAAGAAATTGCAAGTTGCACTTCCATAA